In Streptococcus uberis, a single window of DNA contains:
- the acpS gene encoding holo-ACP synthase: protein MIIGHGIDLQEISAVEKAYKRQPRFAQKVLTQKEFDIFEAYKGKRQISYLAGRWSAKEAFAKAMGTGIGNLSFQDIEVLSDEKGKPFINRSPFTGKAWISISHSGDFVQSSVILEEEK from the coding sequence ATGATTATTGGACATGGTATTGATTTACAAGAAATCTCAGCCGTAGAGAAGGCTTATAAACGACAGCCACGTTTTGCACAAAAAGTCCTTACTCAAAAGGAATTCGACATTTTTGAAGCTTATAAGGGGAAACGGCAAATCTCCTACTTAGCTGGCAGATGGTCTGCTAAGGAGGCTTTTGCAAAAGCAATGGGGACTGGAATCGGTAACTTAAGTTTTCAGGACATTGAAGTCCTTTCTGATGAAAAAGGGAAACCCTTTATTAACCGTTCTCCATTTACAGGTAAGGCATGGATTAGTATTTCTCATAGTGGTGATTTTGTTCAAAGTAGTGTGATTTTGGAGGAAGAAAAGTGA
- the secA gene encoding preprotein translocase subunit SecA, which produces MANILRKVIENDKGEIRKLEKIAKKVEAYADEMEALTDQELQAKTPEFKKRYQEGETLEDLLPEAFAVVREASRRVLGLYPYRVQIMGGVVLHNGDVPEMRTGEGKTLTATMPVYLNALAGEGVHVITVNEYLSTRDATEMGEVYSWLGLSVGINLAAKSPAEKREAYLCDITYSTNSEVGFDYLRDNMVVRQEDMVQRPLNFALVDEVDSVLIDEARTPLIVSGAVSSETNQLYVRADMFVKTLKKDDYIIDVPTKTIGLSDSGIDKAESYFNLKNLYDIDNVALTHFIDNALRANYIMLLDIDYVVSEDGEILIVDQFTGRTMEGRRFSDGLHQAIEAKEGVSIQEESKTSASITYQNMFRMYKKLAGMTGTAKTEEEEFREVYNMRIIPIPTNKPVARLDHTDLLYPTLASKFRAVIADVKARHEKGQPVLVGTVAVETSDYISKQLVAAGVPHEVLNAKNHFKEAQIIMNAGQRGAVTIATNMAGRGTDIKLGEGVRELGGLCVIGTERHESRRIDNQLRGRAGRQGDPGESQFYLSLEDDLMRRFGSDRIKAFLDRMRLEEEDAVIKSGMLARQVESAQKRVEGNNYDTRKQVLQYDDVMREQREIIYANRRDVITANRDLGPEIKAMIKRTIKRTVDAHARSNRNDAIDAIVAFARTNIVPEDSISAKDLRSLKDDQIKEELYKRALAIYESQISKLHDQEAVLEFQKVLILMIVDNKWTEHIDALDQLRNSVGLRGYAQNNPVVEYQSEGFKMFQDMIGAIEFDVTRTMMKAQIHEQERERVSPNARTTAAQNIAAQSNQSSESSTQDYSHVKRNDLCPCGSGKKFKNCHGRKAF; this is translated from the coding sequence ATGGCAAATATTCTACGCAAAGTCATTGAAAATGACAAAGGCGAAATTAGAAAACTCGAAAAAATTGCAAAAAAAGTTGAAGCTTACGCTGATGAGATGGAAGCTTTGACAGACCAAGAGTTACAAGCAAAGACTCCTGAATTTAAAAAACGTTACCAAGAAGGAGAGACTCTAGAAGACTTGCTACCTGAGGCATTTGCGGTAGTTCGTGAGGCTTCTAGACGTGTTTTGGGGTTATACCCTTATCGTGTCCAAATTATGGGGGGAGTTGTTCTCCATAACGGTGACGTCCCTGAAATGCGTACAGGTGAAGGAAAGACTTTAACAGCCACCATGCCAGTTTACCTTAATGCCTTAGCAGGTGAAGGGGTTCATGTTATCACAGTTAATGAATATCTATCAACACGTGATGCCACTGAAATGGGTGAAGTCTATAGTTGGTTAGGGCTTTCTGTAGGTATTAACTTAGCTGCCAAATCCCCTGCAGAAAAGCGTGAGGCTTATTTATGTGATATTACTTATTCAACTAACTCGGAAGTTGGCTTTGACTACTTACGTGATAATATGGTTGTTCGCCAAGAAGATATGGTTCAAAGACCTCTTAACTTTGCTTTGGTCGACGAGGTCGATTCGGTATTAATCGACGAGGCTCGTACACCTTTGATTGTTTCTGGAGCAGTAAGTTCTGAAACGAACCAATTGTATGTCCGAGCTGACATGTTTGTTAAAACCTTGAAGAAAGATGACTATATTATCGATGTTCCGACAAAGACAATTGGTTTGAGTGATTCAGGAATTGACAAAGCTGAAAGCTATTTTAACCTTAAGAACCTTTATGATATTGATAATGTTGCTTTAACCCACTTCATAGACAATGCTTTAAGAGCTAACTACATCATGCTCTTAGACATTGATTATGTCGTCAGTGAAGATGGTGAAATTTTGATTGTCGACCAATTTACAGGTCGTACCATGGAAGGACGTCGCTTCTCCGATGGTTTACACCAAGCCATTGAAGCCAAAGAAGGCGTAAGCATTCAGGAAGAATCCAAAACAAGCGCATCTATTACTTATCAAAATATGTTCCGCATGTACAAAAAACTAGCAGGAATGACTGGTACTGCAAAAACAGAGGAAGAAGAATTCCGCGAAGTTTACAACATGCGAATCATTCCAATCCCTACCAACAAACCTGTAGCTCGTTTGGATCACACGGATTTACTTTACCCAACACTTGCGTCTAAATTTAGAGCTGTTATTGCGGACGTCAAAGCTCGTCATGAGAAAGGGCAACCCGTCTTAGTCGGTACAGTAGCTGTTGAAACCAGTGATTACATTTCAAAACAACTTGTGGCTGCTGGCGTTCCTCATGAAGTATTGAATGCTAAAAACCACTTTAAAGAGGCACAAATTATCATGAATGCTGGTCAACGCGGAGCCGTCACCATTGCAACCAACATGGCTGGTCGTGGTACCGACATCAAATTGGGTGAAGGTGTTCGTGAACTTGGAGGTTTGTGTGTTATTGGTACGGAACGTCATGAAAGTCGTCGTATTGATAATCAGTTGCGTGGACGTGCCGGACGTCAAGGGGATCCAGGTGAATCACAATTTTACCTTTCATTAGAAGACGATCTCATGAGACGTTTTGGTTCAGACAGAATCAAGGCCTTTCTAGATAGAATGCGTCTTGAGGAAGAAGATGCTGTAATTAAGTCAGGTATGCTTGCGCGCCAAGTTGAGTCAGCTCAAAAAAGGGTTGAAGGAAACAACTATGATACCCGTAAGCAAGTCTTGCAATACGATGATGTTATGCGTGAGCAAAGGGAAATCATTTATGCTAACCGTCGTGATGTCATTACAGCCAATCGAGATTTAGGCCCTGAAATCAAAGCCATGATTAAAAGGACTATTAAACGAACAGTTGATGCTCATGCACGTAGCAATCGTAATGACGCTATTGATGCGATTGTAGCATTTGCTAGAACCAATATTGTTCCGGAAGACTCTATCTCAGCTAAGGACTTACGTTCCCTAAAAGATGATCAAATCAAAGAAGAGCTCTATAAACGTGCATTGGCAATTTACGAAAGTCAGATTTCTAAATTGCATGATCAAGAAGCTGTTTTAGAATTCCAAAAAGTGCTTATTCTTATGATTGTAGACAATAAATGGACGGAACATATTGATGCCTTGGATCAATTGCGTAACTCTGTTGGCCTTCGTGGCTATGCTCAGAACAATCCGGTGGTTGAATACCAATCAGAAGGGTTTAAAATGTTCCAAGACATGATAGGAGCTATTGAGTTTGATGTCACACGGACAATGATGAAGGCACAAATTCATGAACAAGAACGTGAACGTGTTTCTCCGAATGCTAGAACCACAGCTGCACAAAATATTGCTGCCCAATCTAACCAATCTAGCGAAAGCTCAACTCAAGATTACTCACATGTCAAACGTAATGACCTGTGTCCATGTGGTTCAGGTAAGAAGTTTAAAAATTGTCATGGACGAAAAGCATTTTAA
- the manA gene encoding mannose-6-phosphate isomerase, class I has translation MAEPFFLESCMHDKIWGGTKLRDVFNYEIPTETTGEYWAISAHPNGVSTISNGQFAGQKLDRVYAENPAYFGNPKEKVFPLLTKILDANDWLSVQVHPDDAYGMEHEGELGKTECWYIISAEPGSEIIYGHNAQSKEELKALIEAGDWDNLLTKVPVQAGDFFYVPSGTMHAIGKGIMILETQQSSDTTYRVYDFDRKDAEGNLRDLHIKQSVDVLNLGKPENSVPATTLADHLLNTCLVSNPFFTVYKWVTEGLVDMKQTAPYLLISVLDGQGTLAVGSEAYDIKKGMHFILPNDVKAWTFDGRLEMIVSHPNSL, from the coding sequence ATGGCAGAACCGTTTTTCCTAGAATCTTGTATGCATGATAAAATTTGGGGTGGCACCAAATTAAGAGATGTTTTCAATTATGAAATTCCAACTGAAACAACTGGTGAGTATTGGGCAATTTCAGCTCATCCTAATGGTGTTTCAACTATTTCAAATGGTCAGTTTGCGGGGCAGAAATTGGATCGTGTCTACGCAGAAAATCCTGCTTATTTTGGTAATCCTAAGGAAAAAGTATTCCCGCTATTGACAAAAATTTTAGATGCTAATGACTGGCTTAGTGTTCAAGTGCATCCAGATGATGCTTATGGAATGGAACACGAAGGCGAGCTTGGTAAGACAGAGTGTTGGTATATTATTTCCGCGGAGCCAGGTTCAGAGATTATTTATGGACACAATGCGCAATCTAAGGAAGAGCTTAAGGCTTTGATAGAAGCCGGTGACTGGGACAATTTACTGACAAAAGTCCCAGTTCAAGCAGGGGATTTCTTCTATGTTCCAAGCGGAACCATGCATGCTATTGGTAAAGGTATTATGATATTGGAAACCCAACAATCTAGTGATACCACTTATCGTGTTTATGATTTTGATCGTAAAGATGCAGAAGGAAACTTGAGGGATTTACATATTAAGCAATCTGTTGATGTCTTAAATCTTGGTAAACCTGAAAATAGTGTTCCAGCTACAACGCTGGCGGACCACCTTCTTAATACTTGTCTTGTTTCAAATCCCTTCTTCACCGTTTACAAATGGGTGACAGAGGGATTGGTCGACATGAAACAGACCGCACCCTATTTATTGATTAGTGTTTTAGATGGTCAAGGGACTTTGGCCGTTGGTTCTGAAGCTTATGACATTAAAAAAGGCATGCATTTTATTCTTCCTAATGATGTGAAAGCCTGGACATTTGATGGTCGATTAGAAATGATTGTGAGTCATCCAAACAGTCTTTAA